The genomic window CATCTGAAAGTGCGAGTTTCAGGAAGAGAATACTGCTACGCGTAATTGCGCCAAGTGTGGCTGCACTTTGTGCAACGGTAAAACTGCGTAGTAGGCTCGTCCGCAGACCTGGTCTGCAGCATCCACCAGTATGCCATTCCGTTCTTGCATGACGGGCATTCAATATTGGTCGTCGGCATTGCCTCGACCCCCCCGTCCTTTTCATCCATCACCTTCAGCGAAACCTCTGCTGAAGAGATACGCTGTGCCAGATCGGACTTGGCTGAAGAGTCCTCGTCGTCTTTTTTTGACTTGAAGCCGCACTTGGGGCAAACGACAGAGC from Nitrososphaera sp. includes these protein-coding regions:
- a CDS encoding transcription factor S — protein: MKFCPQCESHPRMKPKSDGSVVCPKCGFKSKKDDEDSSAKSDLAQRISSAEVSLKVMDEKDGGVEAMPTTNIECPSCKNGMAYWWMLQTRSADEPTTQFYRCTKCSHTWRNYA